A part of Pectinatus sottacetonis genomic DNA contains:
- the rimM gene encoding ribosome maturation factor RimM (Essential for efficient processing of 16S rRNA), which translates to MEKLSKCATEEKLITIGKIGKPHGVKGELRVYPLTDFPERFTNLHEAYIDNTTINIISARYSNDFIIIKAESFDNREKAAAVTGKMLKIARCNVAPLNPGEYYAFDIIGLDVYNENGNFLGIITDIIKTGSNDVYITENPVTKQQILIPALKKVVTKIDIKNKRIDVIMPDEA; encoded by the coding sequence ATGGAAAAATTATCGAAATGCGCGACTGAAGAAAAACTTATAACTATTGGGAAAATAGGTAAACCCCATGGAGTTAAAGGAGAATTGCGGGTTTATCCTTTAACTGATTTTCCCGAAAGATTTACGAATCTTCATGAAGCATATATAGACAATACTACCATAAATATTATTTCTGCCCGTTATAGCAATGACTTCATCATTATTAAGGCAGAATCGTTTGACAACCGGGAAAAAGCAGCTGCAGTTACAGGAAAAATGTTAAAAATAGCCCGCTGTAATGTTGCACCTCTCAATCCAGGAGAATACTATGCTTTCGATATAATAGGACTTGACGTATATAACGAGAATGGTAATTTTCTAGGAATCATCACTGATATTATAAAAACTGGTAGTAATGATGTCTACATCACAGAAAATCCCGTAACTAAACAGCAAATACTTATCCCTGCCTTAAAAAAAGTCGTCACAAAAATAGATATAAAAAATAAGCGCATAGATGTTATTATGCCAGATGAAGCCTAA
- a CDS encoding NADH-quinone oxidoreductase subunit D, protein MIKTEPYQLSMGPVHPSTHGVLQVLLTLDGERILKAVPCMGYLHRGIEKLMESRTYFQCLPYTDRLDYVSGMNNNLSYCSAVEKLAQIEVPKRAQYIRVIMAELNRIASHMIFVGSLAVDIGATTGMIYPFRDRERILDIFNEICGARMTFTYIRIGGVRNDLSPRIVSMISDFLTKLPGMIDEYNDLLSGNEILQHRLKNTSILTAEQALSLGITGPMLRASGINYDLRKDNTYSSYDDFDFSIPLGKIGDNWDRYIVRVKEMTQSAKIIKQAIAGLPTGEFIAKVPKVLRPPKGEVYDTTEGPRGEVGYHIVSDGSVKPYRIHIRRPSFVNLQALDIMCKGYLVGDVVSAMATMDPILGEVDC, encoded by the coding sequence ATGATAAAAACAGAACCCTATCAGTTATCAATGGGACCGGTTCATCCAAGCACACATGGTGTTTTACAGGTTTTACTGACGCTTGACGGGGAAAGAATATTGAAAGCTGTTCCCTGCATGGGATATTTGCATCGCGGTATTGAAAAGTTGATGGAATCACGAACCTATTTTCAGTGTCTGCCATATACTGACAGACTGGATTATGTTTCTGGAATGAATAATAATCTTTCATATTGCAGTGCCGTAGAAAAACTGGCGCAAATAGAAGTGCCGAAACGGGCCCAATATATAAGGGTTATAATGGCGGAACTTAATCGTATAGCCAGTCATATGATTTTTGTTGGTTCCTTGGCTGTAGATATTGGAGCTACTACAGGAATGATCTATCCTTTTCGTGACCGGGAACGTATCCTTGATATATTTAATGAAATTTGTGGGGCCAGAATGACATTTACATATATAAGGATTGGTGGAGTGAGAAATGATCTGTCACCAAGAATTGTTTCTATGATTAGTGATTTTCTGACTAAACTTCCGGGAATGATAGATGAATATAATGATCTCCTATCTGGCAATGAAATATTGCAGCACCGCTTAAAAAACACATCAATATTGACTGCCGAACAGGCATTGAGCCTGGGAATAACAGGACCAATGCTCAGAGCCAGTGGTATAAATTATGATTTGCGCAAGGATAACACATATAGTTCTTATGATGACTTTGATTTTTCTATTCCTTTAGGAAAAATTGGTGATAATTGGGATCGCTATATAGTAAGAGTAAAAGAAATGACACAAAGTGCAAAGATAATAAAGCAGGCAATTGCTGGACTTCCTACGGGTGAATTTATAGCCAAAGTGCCTAAAGTTCTGCGACCGCCAAAAGGTGAAGTTTATGATACTACAGAAGGGCCGCGCGGAGAAGTGGGGTATCATATAGTGAGTGATGGGTCAGTTAAACCGTATCGTATACATATCAGAAGACCTTCTTTCGTTAATCTTCAGGCACTAGATATAATGTGCAAGGGATATCTTGTCGGTGATGTGGTATCTGCAATGGCTACTATGGATCCTATTTTGGGAGAAGTTGACTGCTAA
- the rpsP gene encoding 30S ribosomal protein S16, protein MAVKIRLNRMGAKKNPFYRIVVADSRAPRDGRFIEIVGNYDATKDPAIVNVEEDKVIDWMNKGAQPTDTVKSLFAKKGIMAKFAETKKAKK, encoded by the coding sequence ATGGCAGTAAAAATTCGTTTAAACCGTATGGGTGCAAAAAAGAATCCATTTTATCGCATTGTTGTAGCTGATTCCCGTGCTCCACGTGACGGTCGTTTTATTGAAATAGTAGGAAACTACGATGCGACTAAAGATCCAGCTATCGTAAACGTAGAAGAAGATAAAGTTATCGATTGGATGAACAAAGGTGCTCAACCAACCGATACTGTAAAATCATTATTTGCTAAAAAAGGTATAATGGCTAAATTCGCTGAAACAAAAAAAGCGAAAAAGTAA
- a CDS encoding NADH-quinone oxidoreductase subunit C: MKRKYIEKENLVNIKNIQAYEIEYDNTLENPPIILKKGNFLSFMKMLKKDYKFDMLSNVMAVDYPDFFEMVYDCTNRSEYKEIMVKVRLDKNEPRIDSLVSLWPEADFQEREQYDLMGIYFVGHPNLKRILLPDDFVGYPLRKDFKPVSNEGER; encoded by the coding sequence ATGAAAAGAAAGTATATAGAAAAAGAAAATTTGGTAAATATTAAAAATATACAGGCTTATGAGATAGAATACGATAATACATTAGAAAATCCGCCTATTATATTGAAAAAGGGTAATTTTTTGTCATTTATGAAAATGCTAAAAAAAGATTATAAATTTGATATGCTGTCTAATGTTATGGCGGTTGATTATCCAGATTTTTTTGAAATGGTATATGATTGCACAAATAGAAGTGAATATAAAGAAATTATGGTAAAAGTCCGTTTGGACAAAAATGAGCCTAGAATAGATTCACTGGTATCGCTTTGGCCAGAGGCTGATTTTCAAGAACGGGAGCAATACGATTTAATGGGAATATATTTCGTTGGGCATCCAAATTTGAAAAGAATATTGCTGCCGGATGATTTTGTTGGCTATCCGTTGCGCAAAGATTTCAAGCCAGTCAGTAATGAAGGGGAGAGATAA
- a CDS encoding NADH-quinone oxidoreductase subunit J family protein encodes MNNAMDTVLFYVLALIVIIAACGIVYCKNLVHSALFMTLCFISIAGLYVLLNADFLAAVQLMVYAGTVVILIALGIMMTRRISMDRSNMAERKYTGWVKCISVVLFICLSYIFINFPVPLAKVNTVQDTVAALAQLLLGHYVLAFEIAAVLLLAAMIGAVVLAKGADDK; translated from the coding sequence ATGAATAATGCAATGGATACAGTTTTATTTTATGTATTAGCATTAATTGTCATTATTGCAGCATGTGGAATAGTTTATTGTAAAAATCTGGTCCATTCAGCATTGTTTATGACATTATGCTTTATATCAATTGCAGGTCTTTATGTGTTGCTCAATGCTGATTTTCTAGCTGCAGTACAGCTTATGGTATATGCAGGAACAGTTGTTATTTTGATTGCACTAGGCATAATGATGACTAGGCGTATTTCTATGGATCGCAGTAATATGGCAGAAAGAAAATACACTGGCTGGGTAAAATGTATTTCAGTAGTATTATTTATATGTTTAAGCTATATATTTATAAATTTTCCAGTCCCATTGGCAAAAGTAAATACTGTACAGGATACAGTGGCAGCTTTGGCGCAGTTGTTATTAGGACATTATGTTCTAGCATTTGAAATTGCTGCAGTATTGCTTTTGGCTGCGATGATTGGTGCTGTTGTTCTTGCAAAGGGAGCTGATGATAAATGA
- the nuoH gene encoding NADH-quinone oxidoreductase subunit NuoH — protein sequence MHYGLLMSIANMLSNGINSIVNSRIGTQIIMALIEIIAIFAVISVAVIILVYMERRVCGFIQDRLGPNRVGPFGILQTVADMIKLMTKEDIIPKKAHKILWGITPMLLFVPAALVYAVYPFGDGAIFADVNIGIFFVMAVMSQSVLMFLLGGFASENKYSFIGSMRAVAQMLSSEIPMAFSILAVVMITGSLKMSDIVSAQSNAWFVVLQPLAFIIFIISMIMETNRTPFNLVEGESEIIAGPFTEYSGMRWALFFLSEYANLLSAAILTVTLFLGGWHGPLLPGVFWFIIKVFIVIFIFMWISWTYPRTRIDQMMSLSWKILLPLALLNIVVTGIGVYIYKWMY from the coding sequence ATGCATTATGGTTTATTAATGTCAATAGCAAATATGTTGTCTAATGGAATAAATTCAATTGTAAACAGCCGTATAGGTACACAGATTATAATGGCATTGATTGAAATTATAGCAATATTTGCGGTTATTTCTGTTGCCGTAATTATACTAGTTTATATGGAACGACGTGTATGCGGTTTTATTCAGGATAGATTGGGTCCAAACAGAGTAGGCCCATTTGGAATTTTACAAACAGTAGCTGATATGATAAAACTAATGACGAAAGAGGATATAATACCGAAAAAAGCCCATAAAATACTATGGGGTATAACGCCAATGCTGCTATTTGTTCCGGCAGCACTTGTTTATGCAGTATATCCTTTTGGTGACGGAGCTATTTTTGCTGATGTCAATATAGGAATATTTTTTGTCATGGCAGTAATGTCGCAGTCTGTTCTAATGTTTTTGCTAGGTGGTTTTGCATCAGAAAATAAATATTCATTTATAGGGTCTATGAGGGCTGTGGCTCAGATGCTCAGTAGTGAAATTCCCATGGCTTTTTCTATATTGGCAGTAGTTATGATCACTGGTTCTTTGAAAATGAGTGATATAGTTTCAGCTCAGTCGAATGCGTGGTTTGTAGTATTGCAGCCATTAGCATTCATTATTTTTATTATATCAATGATAATGGAAACCAATCGTACTCCGTTTAACCTTGTTGAAGGGGAATCTGAAATTATAGCCGGTCCGTTTACTGAATACAGTGGCATGCGCTGGGCATTATTCTTTTTGTCAGAATATGCCAATCTTTTAAGCGCAGCAATATTAACTGTGACTTTGTTTTTAGGCGGCTGGCATGGTCCATTATTGCCTGGCGTGTTTTGGTTTATCATAAAAGTGTTTATAGTTATTTTCATATTTATGTGGATAAGTTGGACCTATCCTCGTACCAGGATAGATCAGATGATGTCGCTGAGCTGGAAGATTTTACTGCCACTGGCACTTCTTAATATTGTAGTGACTGGAATAGGCGTTTACATTTATAAATGGATGTACTGA
- a CDS encoding NADH-quinone oxidoreductase subunit A has product MSILMKMVIFLVIACIFPVLAMIVPLLVEPRRPNPEKNSQYECGVDTVGRNVPRYRISYFLYAIIFVVFDVETVFLFPWAVEFSKLGLFALIEMFIFAGILVVGLAYAWKKGALTWK; this is encoded by the coding sequence ATGTCAATATTAATGAAAATGGTTATTTTTTTAGTCATAGCATGTATTTTTCCTGTGTTAGCGATGATTGTACCTTTACTGGTTGAACCGAGACGTCCTAATCCAGAGAAAAATTCCCAATATGAATGCGGGGTTGATACCGTTGGACGCAATGTTCCACGATATCGTATAAGTTATTTTTTGTATGCAATTATTTTCGTTGTATTTGATGTAGAAACTGTTTTCTTATTTCCGTGGGCAGTAGAATTTAGTAAGCTGGGTTTATTTGCCTTGATAGAAATGTTTATTTTTGCGGGAATATTGGTTGTTGGGCTGGCTTACGCCTGGAAGAAAGGGGCTTTAACATGGAAATAG
- the ffh gene encoding signal recognition particle protein, whose protein sequence is MIFESLAEKLQDTFKKLRGHGRLSEDDVNTAMRDIRMALLEADVNFKVVKQFVAKVKERAIGSNILESLTPAQAVIKIVNEELTDLMGGSISRINIAPNPPTIIMMVGLQGAGKTTSVGKLGTMFKKQGKQPLFVAADIYRPAAVKQLQVIGQQLDIPVFSLPEGTDPVKIAKESLTHAASHANDVIIIDTAGRLHINEELMEELKHIKQNVHPHEILLVVDAMTGQDAVNVAESFNKDLGLDGVVLTKMDGDARGGAALSVKAVTGCPIKFVGTGEKLEALEPFYPDRMASRILDMGDILSLIEKAQESFDANETKKMEKALRKNQFTLDDFLSQMQQVKKLGSLDKILGMLPGMGSLKKKLGNVDMDLKNNKDIAHIEAIIRAMTPAERDNTNIINGSRRKRIATGSGTRVQDVNKLLKQFAEMKKMMKKMTKQKGKKGMNNLSKNLGNMKFPF, encoded by the coding sequence TTGATTTTTGAATCATTAGCCGAAAAATTGCAGGACACCTTCAAAAAGCTGCGCGGCCATGGACGTCTTTCCGAAGATGATGTAAATACAGCTATGCGCGATATAAGAATGGCTCTATTGGAAGCTGATGTCAACTTCAAGGTAGTAAAACAATTTGTTGCCAAAGTTAAAGAACGTGCTATTGGTTCTAATATCCTTGAAAGTCTTACTCCAGCCCAGGCAGTAATAAAAATAGTTAATGAGGAACTTACTGACTTAATGGGCGGCTCTATAAGCCGCATAAATATTGCCCCTAATCCACCAACAATAATAATGATGGTTGGTCTTCAGGGCGCAGGTAAAACTACTTCTGTAGGCAAACTTGGTACAATGTTCAAAAAACAAGGCAAACAACCCTTATTTGTTGCTGCCGATATTTATCGGCCCGCCGCTGTTAAACAACTGCAGGTTATTGGCCAGCAGCTGGATATTCCTGTTTTTTCGCTGCCCGAAGGTACGGACCCGGTAAAAATAGCCAAAGAGTCACTTACTCATGCCGCTTCACATGCCAATGATGTGATAATTATTGATACAGCCGGACGACTTCATATTAATGAAGAATTAATGGAAGAATTAAAACACATAAAACAAAATGTGCATCCCCATGAAATTCTGCTTGTAGTTGATGCTATGACCGGACAGGATGCCGTGAATGTTGCTGAAAGTTTCAATAAAGATCTCGGTCTTGATGGTGTCGTACTCACAAAAATGGACGGTGATGCCAGAGGTGGTGCCGCTTTATCAGTTAAAGCCGTAACGGGCTGCCCTATAAAATTTGTCGGCACAGGCGAAAAACTAGAAGCCTTAGAACCATTTTATCCTGATCGTATGGCTTCACGTATCCTTGATATGGGCGATATTTTATCTCTCATTGAAAAAGCGCAGGAATCATTTGATGCTAATGAAACAAAAAAAATGGAAAAGGCTCTGCGCAAAAATCAATTTACTCTTGACGATTTTCTAAGTCAGATGCAACAAGTAAAAAAACTAGGTTCTCTTGATAAAATTTTAGGGATGCTGCCGGGCATGGGCAGTTTAAAGAAAAAACTTGGTAATGTCGACATGGATCTCAAAAATAATAAGGACATTGCCCATATTGAAGCCATCATCCGCGCTATGACACCAGCTGAAAGGGACAACACCAATATAATAAATGGCAGTCGCCGGAAACGTATTGCTACGGGCAGTGGTACACGTGTACAGGATGTTAATAAATTATTAAAGCAATTTGCCGAAATGAAAAAAATGATGAAAAAAATGACTAAACAAAAAGGGAAAAAAGGTATGAATAATCTTTCCAAAAATTTAGGCAATATGAAATTTCCCTTTTAA
- a CDS encoding NADH-quinone oxidoreductase subunit B — MEIAERVPEVLRNNVMITTIDGLFRWARSNSLWPFSSGLACCAIEMMCAAAARFDLARFGYEVFRTSPRQADLFIVAGTLTWKMAPPLKRLYEQMPEPKYVIAMGSCANAGGPFADAYSVVPGVDKIIPVDVYVPGCPPRPEALIEGMLKLREKIRHPQVAEKAIK; from the coding sequence ATGGAAATAGCGGAAAGAGTGCCGGAAGTATTGCGGAATAATGTTATGATTACGACAATAGATGGACTTTTTAGATGGGCAAGAAGTAATTCTTTATGGCCGTTTTCTTCTGGATTAGCCTGCTGCGCTATTGAAATGATGTGTGCAGCAGCAGCACGCTTTGATTTGGCTAGATTTGGCTATGAAGTTTTTCGTACATCGCCGCGACAGGCTGATTTGTTTATTGTGGCAGGGACTCTTACCTGGAAAATGGCACCGCCGTTAAAACGTTTATATGAGCAAATGCCGGAACCTAAATATGTTATTGCAATGGGAAGCTGCGCGAATGCGGGTGGACCTTTTGCTGATGCTTATTCTGTAGTGCCAGGAGTTGATAAAATAATTCCCGTTGATGTGTATGTTCCTGGATGTCCTCCCCGGCCAGAAGCACTTATAGAAGGTATGTTGAAGCTGAGGGAAAAAATTCGTCATCCACAGGTTGCAGAAAAGGCGATAAAATGA
- a CDS encoding YlqD family protein — MESITLQCPITIKAKVTEKFKTNMLHNLTREIEKTDAEVSRIEKDMKKVLSEQSTDDVQRVSILLQRMEEEKQKRASYKEDLKRKISATEDLELGAEVIQGTLQRLVEVKVGDTMPEIMNTELLVEDGKIIEMRD; from the coding sequence ATGGAATCCATAACGTTACAATGTCCCATAACCATAAAAGCTAAAGTAACTGAAAAATTTAAAACTAATATGCTTCATAATTTAACACGTGAAATCGAAAAAACCGATGCCGAAGTTTCCCGCATAGAAAAGGATATGAAAAAAGTTCTTTCTGAACAAAGCACCGATGATGTACAGCGTGTTTCCATATTGCTGCAGCGCATGGAAGAAGAAAAACAAAAACGTGCGTCATATAAAGAAGATCTAAAAAGAAAAATTTCCGCAACTGAAGATTTGGAACTTGGCGCTGAAGTAATTCAAGGCACACTACAGCGTCTTGTCGAAGTAAAAGTAGGCGATACCATGCCCGAAATAATGAATACAGAATTATTGGTAGAAGATGGAAAAATTATCGAAATGCGCGACTGA
- the nuoK gene encoding NADH-quinone oxidoreductase subunit NuoK: protein MNIGLTQFLVLSAALFCIGLYGILVKRNLFSILMCIELMLNGVNISLAAFNYFLPMPDLSGQVMMIFSITVAAAEVAIGLALIFRIYHDFNTVNIDKINNMKG, encoded by the coding sequence ATGAATATAGGATTAACACAATTTCTTGTTTTAAGTGCAGCACTTTTTTGTATTGGCTTGTATGGTATACTAGTAAAAAGAAATTTATTTTCCATACTTATGTGTATAGAGTTAATGCTGAATGGTGTAAATATAAGTTTAGCCGCATTTAATTATTTTCTACCGATGCCGGATCTTTCAGGGCAGGTTATGATGATATTTTCTATTACTGTAGCTGCTGCTGAAGTGGCAATCGGATTAGCCCTTATTTTTAGAATATATCATGATTTTAACACAGTGAATATTGATAAAATAAATAATATGAAAGGTTAA
- a CDS encoding KH domain-containing protein, with protein MKQLIELIAKSLVDNPDMVVVNEKDDGKTIIYELSVADNDMGKVIGKQGRIAKAMRTVVKAAAARECKKVIVDII; from the coding sequence ATGAAACAGCTTATTGAGCTTATAGCAAAATCTTTAGTAGATAATCCTGATATGGTTGTTGTTAACGAAAAAGATGACGGCAAAACAATTATTTACGAACTTTCCGTTGCAGATAACGATATGGGAAAAGTAATTGGTAAACAAGGCCGTATTGCTAAGGCAATGCGTACTGTCGTAAAAGCCGCGGCAGCCCGTGAATGTAAAAAAGTCATAGTTGATATCATTTAA
- the trmD gene encoding tRNA (guanosine(37)-N1)-methyltransferase TrmD translates to MKINIISLFPEMFNGPFNHSIINRAIEKNILELKFTNPRDYTYDKHHQVDDVPFGGGAGMVLKPEPFFRAVADVKINLSVETTSRTILLSPSGKTFSQEKAKQLAKYDSLIFLCGHYEGFDNRIVDNLADEVISIGDYVLTGGELACMVIIDAVSRMLPDVLGSKESAVTDSFYNGILEYPQYTRPREYKNLSVPEILLSGDHGRIDNWRKKKALEITYKNRPDLLNKTTLSAEEHEMLKKIENDCTQN, encoded by the coding sequence ATGAAAATAAATATAATTTCCTTATTTCCAGAAATGTTTAACGGACCCTTTAACCACAGTATAATAAACCGTGCTATAGAAAAAAATATCCTTGAACTAAAATTTACTAATCCACGTGATTATACTTATGATAAACACCATCAGGTAGATGATGTACCATTCGGCGGCGGTGCCGGCATGGTGCTGAAACCTGAACCGTTTTTTCGTGCTGTAGCCGATGTAAAAATAAACCTGTCCGTCGAAACAACTTCACGGACAATTTTATTATCTCCCAGCGGCAAAACATTTTCACAAGAAAAAGCCAAACAATTAGCAAAATATGACTCCCTAATTTTTCTTTGCGGACACTACGAAGGTTTTGACAACCGGATTGTGGATAATCTTGCTGATGAAGTAATTTCCATTGGGGATTACGTCCTTACCGGTGGTGAACTTGCCTGTATGGTAATTATTGATGCTGTTTCCCGCATGCTGCCTGACGTATTGGGATCAAAAGAGTCAGCTGTAACTGACTCTTTTTATAATGGCATATTGGAATACCCGCAGTACACCCGGCCACGAGAATATAAAAATTTATCCGTACCGGAAATATTATTATCAGGTGACCATGGCAGAATCGATAACTGGCGCAAAAAAAAAGCTTTGGAAATAACTTATAAAAACCGTCCTGATCTGCTCAATAAAACGACTTTATCTGCCGAAGAACATGAAATGCTAAAAAAAATAGAAAATGATTGCACACAAAATTAA
- a CDS encoding NuoI/complex I 23 kDa subunit family protein: protein MQGKGLLVGLGITIKHFFRKKETVQYPEEKLPMPETFRGGKLVLDEKKCIACKMCSMACPNKALDLTVEIDENKKRHMKKYIHKSGRCLYCDFCVEACPTKAISWNRDYEISCYHKDELTYDAVENNRKDDTHE from the coding sequence ATGCAGGGAAAAGGATTATTAGTCGGCCTAGGAATTACAATAAAACATTTTTTTCGTAAAAAGGAGACTGTGCAGTATCCAGAAGAAAAGCTGCCAATGCCGGAAACATTTCGTGGTGGTAAGCTGGTTTTGGATGAAAAAAAGTGTATCGCTTGTAAAATGTGTTCAATGGCCTGTCCTAATAAGGCATTGGATTTAACTGTGGAAATAGATGAAAACAAAAAAAGACATATGAAGAAATATATTCATAAATCAGGACGCTGCCTTTATTGTGATTTTTGCGTAGAAGCATGCCCAACAAAAGCTATTAGCTGGAATCGGGATTATGAGATATCTTGCTATCATAAAGATGAATTAACTTATGATGCAGTAGAAAATAATAGAAAGGATGATACTCATGAATAA
- the ylxM gene encoding YlxM family DNA-binding protein has translation MSDSFFRLGILFDFYGVLLTKKQQECLKMHLYDDWSLSEIADFYGISRQSAYDMIHRCEKTLEKYEMKLKLIEKHKTAQILLNNILLQINNLKHDVHIKEFNNIKKDVRKLLNSQII, from the coding sequence ATGTCAGACAGTTTTTTTCGATTAGGCATACTTTTTGACTTTTATGGTGTTTTATTGACAAAAAAACAGCAGGAATGTTTAAAAATGCATTTATATGATGACTGGTCTTTATCCGAAATAGCTGATTTTTATGGAATATCCAGGCAATCAGCTTACGATATGATTCACCGCTGTGAAAAAACTTTAGAAAAATACGAAATGAAATTGAAACTTATTGAAAAACATAAAACAGCACAAATTCTATTAAATAATATTCTACTACAAATTAACAATTTAAAACATGATGTTCATATAAAAGAATTTAATAACATAAAAAAAGACGTGCGAAAATTATTAAATTCCCAAATTATTTGA